The DNA region CTCTAAAGAATCTTGATTGACATCTGGGTGTTGAGCCCAAACTTTAAGCTGTGCCTTACGACGTTCGAGATCTTTTTGTACATCCGTACGCACATCACTACGTTCACAAAGATCAAGAATCGAAAACAACGCACTAAAATATCGGGTGTAGTTCTGCAGCGTAACCGGCGTGTCAGGTTGCAACGCTTGCAGGATATGTTCCAGACGCAAATACGTACGCACCCGCTCAAGAAGCGGGTACTCATAAGCTATGGTTGCATGATTATTATTATTCATCTGCTCTATCATAGCCGCTTATTCTGAAGTTTCAATGAGTTGACTGTTTTGCTAGTGCTAAACGTAAGTAAAGCTCGTGTAGCTTCTCAACTTGTGGTGTTAATTCTGATTCATCGCCTTCGTTGCGAATGATGTTATCTGCAGCCTGCAGGCGCTGTTCGCGTGAAGCTTGCGCGTTAATAATCGATTGCACTTGATCTTCACTTACATCATCACGCTGTTGTGTACGCTGTAGCTGCGTCGCCTCGCTCACATCGATGACTAAAACACGGTCACATAGCTTGGTCAGACGGTTCTCAATCAGCAATGGTGCGGAAAGAATCACATACGGCGACTGCGCTTGGTGTAGCTGACTGAGAATTTGCTCTCGGATAAGTGGGTGGGTGAGGTCGTTCAACCAGTGTTTGTCTTCAGGGTGCTTAAAAATCCGCTCACGCAGCCAAGCACGATTCAGACTGCCATCATCCAGCAGGGCCTCTTTGCCGTAACGCGCTTCAACCGCTGTCAGTGCTTCGCCGCCCTTATCCATGATATGACGCGCAATCACATCGGCATCGACAATCACAATACCGTGCTGCTGAAATAAATTGGTGACCGTGGTTTTACCACTACCAATACCACCAGTAACACCCACCACAAACATTATCTAGCTACCCAATTGAGGTAGCCAGTAAGTAAAGACTCACCCCAAAACATAGCAATCACTCCACCGCAAATCAAAAACGGGCCAAATGGAATCGGTTGACCTTGCTTATTGCGGTTAAGCGTTTGCCACGCAATACCAATAACAGCACCGCTCGCTGCCGCAGCAATAATGGTTACCGGTAAAAGTTGATAGCCGTGCCATGCGCCAAACGCTGCTAGTAGCTTAAAGTCGCCGTACCCCATGCCTTCCTTGCCGGTAAGCAATTTAAAGCCCCAGTAGACGCTCCAGAGGGCTAAATAGCCGGCCATAGCGCCAATGACAGCATCTTTTAGTGGCATATGACCGCTATACATCGCAAAACCCAGCCCTGTCCATAACATCAGGTAGGTCATTTGGTCAGGCAGTAGCATGTGATCAGCATCAATAAAAAACATGCTAATGAGCAAGCAAGCGAGGAATAAATAGATAAATGTCGTGATGGTGAAACCTAAGTTCCAAACCACTACAGCAAAAATAATACCGGTTAGCAGCTCAATGGCTGGGTACCGCGCTGAGATCTTGGTACCACAGCTACGACATTTCGCTTTTAGCACAAGCCAGCTAAGCACTGGAATATTGTCGTACCATTTAATTGGTGACTGACATTTCGGGCAATGCGAATTCGGCTTGGCGAGATTAAATGGCTCATGTTGTTCAGGTTCAACACCATTCACTTCAGCACATTCACGCTGCCACTGACGTTGCATCATGACCGGAAAGCGGCCAATGACCACATTCAGAAAGCTACCAACCACAAGGCCTAGCAGCAAACCAAAAACCGTCACCCACCAAGTTTGCGCAGGGTAATCGACAACGAATTCCATGTTAGCTAACCACCTTACCGAGTGAGAAGATAGGTAAGTACATGGCAACAATCAAGCCACCAACAAGCACACCAATGACAACCATGATCATGGGCTCGAGTAGGGCGGTTAGGTTATCGACGAGGTCATCCACTTCACGTTCATAGATACTCGCAACTTTTGCCAACATATCGTCCAGTGAACCGGACTCTTCACCAATGAACACCATTTGTTCAGCCAGGGTTGGGAATAAATCTTGCGATTGCATGGCCGTATTCATTTGCATACCCGAGGTTACTTCTTCACGAATGCGCAAAATGGCATCACGATAAACAGCGTTCCCTGAAGCACCAGCTGCCGATTCGAGGGCGTTAATGAGCGGCACACCCGCAGCAAAGGTCGTCGAAAGTGTACGCGCAAAACGCGCCACCGCAGCTTTATTCAAAATTTCTTTAATGACTGGAATTTTGAGTGAGTACGCATCGACTTTGTCGCGAAGTTTTTGACTTTTCGAATAGGCACGCTTAAACAACCAACCTGCGACAATAAACCCGGCGACCACGTATAAGAAATAAGCTTGGACAATCTCTGACAGTGTCACGACAAACTGTGTCATGGCAGGTAACTCAGCACCGAAATCTTTAAATACTGCTTCGAACTGAGGTACCACGAATACCAGCAAGATAATGGTCACAACAATCGCGACCACGATAACCGACGCCGGATAAACCAAGGCTTTTTTGATTTTCGCTTTAAGTGCTTCTGATTTTTCGCGGTAGGTCGCTATACGATCGAAAATGGTTTCCAAAGACCCTGATTGCTCACCTGAATCAACAAGGTCACAGTACAAACTGTCGAAAACGTCTGGGTGTTTACGCAATGATGATGCGAATGGTGAACCGGCGGCGACATCGTTGGCAATGGTGAGCATGAGATCACGAATTTTCGGATTCTCAACACCTTTAGCAACCATCTCTAAAGATTGTAATAACGGCACGCCAGCACTTAACATGGTAGCGATTTGACGAGTAAATAGCGCGATATCACCACCGTTTATTTTCTTACCACCAAATAATGATTTACCTTTTTTCTTCACGCTCTTCGGCATCACGCCTTGGTCGCGAAGCTTTGCGCGAACGTGCTTGTCATTATCAGCGCGCATCACGCCTTTGACGCGTTGCCCACGCTTATTAATACCCGTCCAGGTAAACTCGGAAATTTCTTTGATGGCTTGTGGCTTTTTGGCCATGACTGCACCTTTATTATTCTGATTATACTAATTAGAAGTTGGTGACACGGTTGGCTTCTGCCAGGCTAATGGTACCTTTTAATACTTTCAACAATGCCGACTGGCGTAATGAGTTAATGCCGTCTCGACGTGCCTGCTTCGCAATTTCTAGTGACGATGACCCCTGCATTATAAGGTCTGCAATGTTGTCTGTAATGGGCATAACTTCGTATACACCTGTACGACCTTTATACCCGCCGGTGCATTGATCGCAACCAACCGCCTTGAATATTTTCGCAGTCTTTACCTGTTCTTCAGAAAAGCCTTGGCGCAACATTTCTTCTTTCGGTAACTTTTCTTCATCTTTGCAAGTGTTACATAAACGTCTGGCAAGACGCTGGGCAATAATCAGAGTCACCGAACCCGCAATGTTGTAAGATGGCACGCCCATGTTCATCAAACGTGTCAGTGTTTCCGCAGCAGAGTTGGTGTGCAAGGTTGAGAGAACTAAGTGACCGGTTTGTGCTGCTTTAATCGCAATTTCAGCGGTCTCTAAGTCACGAATCTCACCCACCATCACCACGTCGGGATCCTGACGTAAGAAAGAGCGCAGTGCATCAGCGAAGGTTAAACCTGCTTTGACGTTAATCTGAACCTGGTTAATTCCCATCAAGTTAATTTCAACAGGGTCTTCCGCCGTTGAAATATTTCGTTCTGGGGTGTTCAAGATATTCAAACCGGTATAGAGCGAGACGGTTTTACCGGAACCTGTCGGACCCGTCACTAGAATCATGCCCTGTGGCTTTTCTAGAGCTTCTTCATAGAGCTTTTGCTGGTCGGGTTCATAACCCAATGATTCGATACCTATCATGGCTGCCGCAGCATCGAGTATCCGCAGTACGATTTTCTCGCCATACAACGTCGGCAGGGTACTGACCCGGAAATCAATCGCTTTATGTTTCGATAATTTGAGTTTAATACGACCATCTTGCGGTAATCGACGCTCGGCAATATCGAGCTGTGACATGACTTTTAAACGTGCAGCGATACGACCAGCGAGTTGCACTGGAGGTTTCGCAATTTCGTGTAACACGCCATCAATACGGAAACGAACCCGATACTCTTGTTCGTACGGCTCAAAGTGCAAATCCGATGCACCGCGTTTAATTGCATCAAGCAGCATTTTATTGATGTAGATAACAATAGGGGCATCGTTCTTCACATCGGCAGATACTGCACCACTATCATCTTGACGTTCGCCTTCGGCATCAATGTCACGAAGTTCTTGCTCGTCTTCGGCAG from Pseudidiomarina andamanensis includes:
- the coaE gene encoding dephospho-CoA kinase (Dephospho-CoA kinase (CoaE) performs the final step in coenzyme A biosynthesis.); the protein is MMFVVGVTGGIGSGKTTVTNLFQQHGIVIVDADVIARHIMDKGGEALTAVEARYGKEALLDDGSLNRAWLRERIFKHPEDKHWLNDLTHPLIREQILSQLHQAQSPYVILSAPLLIENRLTKLCDRVLVIDVSEATQLQRTQQRDDVSEDQVQSIINAQASREQRLQAADNIIRNEGDESELTPQVEKLHELYLRLALAKQSTH
- a CDS encoding prepilin peptidase, coding for MEFVVDYPAQTWWVTVFGLLLGLVVGSFLNVVIGRFPVMMQRQWQRECAEVNGVEPEQHEPFNLAKPNSHCPKCQSPIKWYDNIPVLSWLVLKAKCRSCGTKISARYPAIELLTGIIFAVVVWNLGFTITTFIYLFLACLLISMFFIDADHMLLPDQMTYLMLWTGLGFAMYSGHMPLKDAVIGAMAGYLALWSVYWGFKLLTGKEGMGYGDFKLLAAFGAWHGYQLLPVTIIAAAASGAVIGIAWQTLNRNKQGQPIPFGPFLICGGVIAMFWGESLLTGYLNWVAR
- a CDS encoding type II secretion system F family protein yields the protein MAKKPQAIKEISEFTWTGINKRGQRVKGVMRADNDKHVRAKLRDQGVMPKSVKKKGKSLFGGKKINGGDIALFTRQIATMLSAGVPLLQSLEMVAKGVENPKIRDLMLTIANDVAAGSPFASSLRKHPDVFDSLYCDLVDSGEQSGSLETIFDRIATYREKSEALKAKIKKALVYPASVIVVAIVVTIILLVFVVPQFEAVFKDFGAELPAMTQFVVTLSEIVQAYFLYVVAGFIVAGWLFKRAYSKSQKLRDKVDAYSLKIPVIKEILNKAAVARFARTLSTTFAAGVPLINALESAAGASGNAVYRDAILRIREEVTSGMQMNTAMQSQDLFPTLAEQMVFIGEESGSLDDMLAKVASIYEREVDDLVDNLTALLEPMIMVVIGVLVGGLIVAMYLPIFSLGKVVS
- the pilB gene encoding type IV-A pilus assembly ATPase PilB; amino-acid sequence: MLHHSLAALLLRDKLIPEDKLTKCSEYAWENKLPFSACLIDQKLISPSELANFCYLESNAPWLDLDAFNPDYIPQEFINERLIRKNHAIPLYMRGSVLYVAVSDPTRIETLDEFQFRTRMQTEAVLVEENKLQKLIDTVLENDSSALGVTAEDEQELRDIDAEGERQDDSGAVSADVKNDAPIVIYINKMLLDAIKRGASDLHFEPYEQEYRVRFRIDGVLHEIAKPPVQLAGRIAARLKVMSQLDIAERRLPQDGRIKLKLSKHKAIDFRVSTLPTLYGEKIVLRILDAAAAMIGIESLGYEPDQQKLYEEALEKPQGMILVTGPTGSGKTVSLYTGLNILNTPERNISTAEDPVEINLMGINQVQINVKAGLTFADALRSFLRQDPDVVMVGEIRDLETAEIAIKAAQTGHLVLSTLHTNSAAETLTRLMNMGVPSYNIAGSVTLIIAQRLARRLCNTCKDEEKLPKEEMLRQGFSEEQVKTAKIFKAVGCDQCTGGYKGRTGVYEVMPITDNIADLIMQGSSSLEIAKQARRDGINSLRQSALLKVLKGTISLAEANRVTNF